In Flavobacteriales bacterium, one genomic interval encodes:
- a CDS encoding peptide MFS transporter encodes MSETTSASKHPKGLYVLFFTEMWERFGYYLMLGIFSLYMIDGWESGGMGFDALKKSDIYGTYLGLVYLTPFIGGLLADRILGFRKSIVGGGLMMAAGYLTLAIHDTTAFYVGLLLIILGNGMFKPNISTLVGNLYNNDTYRANKDAGFNIFYMGINIGAFVCNFVAAYMKIKYGWGHAFAAAGIGMLIGVVVFLYGQKHVKHADIIKPLQEGDMSTGKILMSTIVPMFIFGILGYLIPGNLLGTDTNDAFIFGCIPVIGFFIYLYVKANEEDKRPIGALLAVFGCLVIFWAVFHQNGDALTVFAKNHTDREMATSIANVADKINMAETVTNAGAATDANSSEYFKTMAPERVPAEGESIKLYSTQLYQSINPGWVILLTPLIVAFWAFMRSRGKEPTTPTKIAIGLVITALSALVMVGAVLATNNLESKASSMWLIASYGVITVGELCLSPMGLSLVSKLSPPRITALMMGGFFLSTSVGNKLSGMLSGLWEGFEDKTHFFYMNFGLAMAAAIMLFLLLRYLNAVMKEKNIY; translated from the coding sequence ATGAGCGAAACCACCTCCGCATCAAAACATCCTAAAGGATTGTACGTCCTGTTCTTCACTGAGATGTGGGAACGTTTCGGTTATTACCTCATGCTGGGCATTTTCAGCCTGTACATGATCGATGGCTGGGAAAGTGGTGGTATGGGATTCGACGCATTGAAGAAAAGTGACATCTACGGCACGTACCTCGGCCTGGTCTACCTAACACCGTTCATTGGCGGCTTATTGGCAGATAGGATCCTGGGGTTCAGGAAGAGCATTGTCGGTGGAGGATTGATGATGGCTGCAGGCTATTTGACCTTGGCCATACACGATACGACCGCTTTTTATGTTGGCTTGTTATTGATCATTCTGGGCAACGGCATGTTCAAGCCGAACATCAGTACACTGGTCGGGAATTTGTATAATAACGACACGTACCGGGCCAATAAGGACGCGGGTTTCAATATCTTCTATATGGGCATCAACATTGGTGCTTTTGTGTGCAATTTCGTAGCAGCATACATGAAGATCAAATACGGTTGGGGCCATGCATTCGCTGCTGCCGGCATTGGTATGTTGATCGGTGTTGTGGTCTTTCTCTACGGACAAAAACACGTAAAGCACGCCGATATCATCAAACCATTGCAAGAGGGCGATATGAGTACCGGCAAGATCTTGATGAGCACCATTGTTCCCATGTTCATCTTCGGGATCTTGGGCTATTTGATCCCTGGGAACCTGCTCGGTACGGATACCAATGATGCGTTCATCTTCGGCTGTATTCCCGTGATCGGCTTCTTTATCTATCTCTATGTTAAAGCAAATGAAGAAGACAAACGTCCTATCGGCGCGTTGCTGGCGGTGTTCGGCTGTTTGGTGATCTTCTGGGCCGTATTCCACCAGAACGGAGATGCGTTAACGGTATTTGCTAAGAACCACACCGACCGTGAAATGGCTACCAGCATAGCCAATGTGGCAGACAAGATCAATATGGCTGAAACTGTTACCAATGCAGGTGCAGCAACGGATGCGAACAGTTCCGAATACTTCAAAACGATGGCTCCAGAGCGCGTTCCGGCGGAAGGTGAGAGCATAAAATTGTACTCCACTCAGTTGTACCAAAGCATCAATCCGGGTTGGGTGATCCTACTAACACCATTGATCGTTGCATTCTGGGCGTTCATGCGCAGCAGAGGCAAAGAACCCACCACACCGACCAAGATCGCCATCGGTCTGGTCATTACCGCACTCAGTGCTTTGGTCATGGTTGGGGCTGTATTGGCAACGAACAACCTGGAAAGCAAGGCCAGCAGTATGTGGTTGATCGCATCGTATGGCGTGATCACCGTTGGAGAACTCTGTCTAAGCCCAATGGGCCTTTCGCTCGTTAGCAAACTCAGTCCGCCACGGATCACCGCGTTGATGATGGGCGGCTTTTTCTTGAGCACCTCCGTAGGCAATAAGCTAAGTGGCATGCTTAGTGGATTGTGGGAAGGCTTTGAGGACAAAACGCACTTTTTCTATATGAACTTCGGTTTGGCCATGGCAGCAGCGATCATGCTCTTCCTGCTGTTGCGGTACCTGAATGCGGTCATGAAGGAGAAGAACATTTATTAA
- a CDS encoding thioredoxin family protein has protein sequence MRTLILALTFLPFALHAQTNLKAAAEKGGIKWMTIEQAQEKAKETPRPLMVDVYTSWCGPCKMLEARTFSDPKLAEYVNKHFYAVKFNAESSDPVTFKGQKLENPDFDAAKVGGRNGTHHLTYAIANVEGRIAYPTVTYLDSALNVLAPVQGYLTPQQMEPILNYFGESHYKSQDYQTFMSTFKGKWTAP, from the coding sequence ATGCGCACGCTCATTCTCGCCCTAACGTTTTTACCATTTGCTCTACACGCACAGACGAACCTGAAAGCAGCTGCTGAAAAGGGAGGCATAAAGTGGATGACCATTGAGCAGGCACAGGAAAAGGCCAAGGAAACACCCAGGCCGTTAATGGTTGATGTGTATACAAGTTGGTGCGGTCCGTGCAAAATGTTGGAAGCACGCACATTCAGCGATCCTAAGTTGGCCGAGTACGTCAACAAGCATTTCTATGCAGTGAAATTCAACGCGGAGAGCAGCGATCCCGTAACATTCAAGGGTCAGAAATTGGAGAATCCTGATTTTGATGCTGCTAAGGTCGGAGGACGGAATGGAACGCACCATTTGACCTATGCTATCGCGAACGTGGAGGGGCGTATTGCATATCCTACGGTAACCTATCTGGATAGCGCCCTCAACGTACTCGCCCCGGTGCAAGGCTATTTAACGCCTCAACAGATGGAGCCGATATTGAACTATTTCGGCGAAAGCCATTATAAGTCCCAGGATTACCAGACGTTCATGAGTACGTTCAAGGGCAAGTGGACCGCTCCATAG
- a CDS encoding peptide MFS transporter: MAKLLDGITGHPKALYMLFFTEMWERFTFYGMRALLILFMTSQLFYPDAKANHIYGSYQALVYAMPLFGGILADRLLGFRRSIIFGGVVMALGSFVMAIPSEIAFYTGMGFIVVGNGFFKPNISSIVGKLYTENDPRRDAGFSLFYMGINIGALAGGLICGYIGQTIDWHLGFGVAGIFMIIGLFVFNMGKHLLEGKGEAPDESALTKRSFIGFRQDWSTFALSLLCIPVFALTLWHYEVMDYVFNPLGIAALVYLLYLAFTQVEKAARQKMFAAIVMILFSVLFWGFYEQAGGSLNLYALRNVDLSAFGGQDTAAAVNNSVNPLLVILLSPVFAALWVWLSSRRMEPNTPVKFGLAFLQLALGFYMFILGAQFADNGMVPIIYFILGYMFLSSGELCLSPIGLSMITKLSPAKLVGMLMGAWFLASAFGQFVAGKVGAMMAMPTVDGETTLPPAESLLIYSGVFKDIAYISLGAGVIMLLLAPILKKWMHGVH; encoded by the coding sequence ATGGCTAAGTTGTTGGACGGCATTACAGGGCATCCGAAAGCCCTCTACATGCTCTTTTTTACGGAGATGTGGGAGCGTTTCACGTTCTATGGGATGCGTGCGTTGCTTATCCTGTTCATGACCAGCCAACTATTCTATCCCGATGCCAAAGCGAACCACATATATGGCAGCTATCAGGCATTGGTGTATGCGATGCCACTTTTTGGTGGGATCTTGGCGGATCGACTTTTAGGCTTTAGGAGGAGCATCATTTTCGGTGGGGTTGTTATGGCCTTAGGAAGTTTCGTTATGGCAATACCAAGCGAGATCGCATTTTACACGGGGATGGGGTTCATCGTAGTGGGAAACGGGTTCTTCAAACCGAACATCAGCAGTATTGTTGGCAAGCTCTATACGGAGAATGACCCACGCCGGGATGCTGGTTTTTCCTTATTCTACATGGGTATCAACATCGGTGCTCTGGCCGGTGGATTGATCTGCGGCTACATCGGCCAGACCATCGATTGGCACTTAGGTTTCGGCGTTGCAGGCATATTCATGATCATTGGGCTTTTCGTGTTCAACATGGGCAAGCACCTGCTGGAAGGAAAAGGAGAAGCCCCTGATGAAAGTGCATTGACCAAACGGTCATTCATCGGGTTCCGTCAGGATTGGAGCACATTCGCCCTTTCATTGCTCTGTATCCCGGTTTTTGCATTGACGCTATGGCACTACGAAGTGATGGACTACGTGTTCAATCCTTTGGGCATAGCGGCGCTGGTCTATCTCCTCTACCTTGCTTTCACTCAAGTTGAAAAAGCGGCAAGACAAAAGATGTTCGCAGCGATCGTAATGATCTTGTTCAGTGTTTTGTTCTGGGGATTCTACGAGCAAGCTGGCGGATCATTGAACCTTTACGCACTGCGCAACGTCGACCTGAGCGCGTTCGGTGGACAGGACACTGCTGCAGCTGTTAACAATAGCGTAAATCCACTGTTGGTGATATTGTTGAGTCCGGTATTTGCTGCATTATGGGTATGGCTTAGCAGCCGACGAATGGAGCCGAACACACCGGTCAAGTTCGGACTTGCATTCCTTCAACTTGCCCTCGGTTTTTACATGTTCATACTTGGAGCCCAGTTCGCAGATAATGGCATGGTGCCGATCATCTATTTCATTCTTGGATACATGTTCCTGTCCAGCGGTGAACTTTGCCTATCACCGATCGGGCTTAGCATGATAACGAAGCTCTCTCCTGCAAAACTTGTCGGAATGTTGATGGGCGCATGGTTCTTGGCAAGTGCATTCGGGCAGTTCGTTGCCGGTAAAGTGGGTGCGATGATGGCCATGCCAACCGTTGATGGAGAGACTACTTTGCCTCCGGCAGAATCGTTGTTGATCTACAGCGGAGTCTTCAAGGACATCGCCTACATCTCGCTTGGCGCAGGGGTAATAATGCTCCTTCTGGCTCCGATCCTTAAGAAATGGATGCATGGTGTTCATTGA
- a CDS encoding citrate synthase, which translates to MSEKAQIIFDGKTYELPVITGSEGEKAIDIGKLREQSGLITLDYGYKNTGATTSSITFLDGELGVLSYRGYPIEQLAAQATFLEVAYLLIWGELPTAQELLQFEDNIRNHSLVHEDMKHFFEFFPSNAHPMGILSAMVNSLSTFYPKSQDPNRSMKDRERTMMRLIAKMPTLAAISFKNNLGLPYMYPNNKLNYIDNFLYMMFGLPTEPYEVDPVVAAALNTLLILHADHEQNCSTSTVRIVGSSQANLYSAVSAGIGALWGPLHGGANQEVIEMLETIRNDGGDIRKWVDKAKDKEDPFRLFGFGHRVYKNFDPRATIIKKSCDDVLAKMGVNDPVLDIAKQLETIALNDEYFIERKLYPNVDFYSGIIYRAIGIPTRMFTVMFALGRLPGWIAQWKEMIENKEPIGRPRQIYTGPLKRDYTQLKDRK; encoded by the coding sequence ATGAGTGAGAAGGCGCAGATAATATTTGACGGCAAGACATACGAATTACCTGTGATCACTGGTAGCGAGGGCGAGAAAGCCATTGATATTGGGAAATTGCGCGAACAAAGTGGATTGATCACGTTGGATTACGGATACAAGAATACCGGTGCTACTACCAGTTCCATCACATTTTTGGATGGTGAACTGGGTGTTCTCAGCTACCGTGGCTATCCAATTGAACAACTCGCAGCGCAAGCAACCTTTTTGGAGGTGGCCTACCTATTGATCTGGGGCGAATTACCCACAGCACAAGAGCTATTGCAGTTCGAGGACAACATCCGGAACCACTCCTTGGTGCATGAGGATATGAAGCACTTCTTCGAGTTCTTCCCGAGCAATGCCCACCCCATGGGTATCCTTTCGGCGATGGTGAACTCGCTGAGCACCTTCTACCCGAAAAGCCAGGACCCGAACAGGTCCATGAAGGACAGGGAGCGCACCATGATGCGCTTGATCGCCAAAATGCCAACGCTGGCGGCGATCAGCTTCAAGAATAACTTAGGGCTGCCATACATGTACCCGAACAATAAGTTGAACTACATCGACAACTTCCTTTACATGATGTTCGGGTTGCCGACCGAGCCTTATGAAGTGGATCCCGTTGTGGCTGCGGCGTTGAACACGCTCTTGATCCTGCACGCGGATCACGAACAGAACTGCAGTACCAGCACGGTGCGCATCGTAGGTAGTAGCCAAGCGAATTTGTACAGCGCGGTAAGTGCTGGCATCGGAGCGCTTTGGGGACCGTTGCACGGCGGAGCGAACCAGGAAGTGATCGAAATGTTGGAGACCATCCGCAACGATGGCGGCGACATCCGTAAATGGGTTGATAAGGCAAAGGACAAAGAGGATCCATTCCGCCTTTTCGGATTCGGACACCGTGTTTACAAGAACTTCGATCCACGCGCCACCATCATCAAGAAAAGCTGTGATGATGTATTGGCCAAAATGGGTGTGAACGATCCTGTACTGGACATTGCAAAACAGCTTGAGACCATTGCCTTGAATGACGAGTATTTCATTGAGCGCAAGTTGTACCCCAACGTGGACTTTTACAGCGGCATAATTTACCGTGCCATCGGCATTCCTACACGCATGTTCACTGTTATGTTCGCACTTGGCCGTTTACCAGGATGGATCGCACAATGGAAAGAAATGATCGAAAACAAGGAGCCGATCGGCCGTCCTCGCCAGATCTATACCGGACCTTTGAAAAGGGACTACACGCAGCTCAAGGATAGGAAGTAG